A window of Oculatellaceae cyanobacterium contains these coding sequences:
- a CDS encoding IS630 family transposase, translating to MESTTPNPAKNGVKYWCQDEARIGLKTIERKRITALGVKPIGKVQWNFKAYYLYGAVAPKTGESFWLEFSHLDSVCFQMFLEQLASKYPENLNVIQVDNGRFHHSSSLKIPDNVILIFQPPYSPELNPIERVWQHIKQELSWEIYDDLDSLKEKVCAYLKEFSSETIASITGWDYILSALPTVA from the coding sequence TTGGAATCCACGACACCAAATCCAGCAAAGAATGGAGTCAAGTATTGGTGCCAAGATGAAGCTAGAATTGGCTTAAAAACGATAGAAAGGAAAAGAATTACAGCTTTGGGAGTTAAACCAATAGGGAAAGTTCAATGGAATTTTAAAGCTTACTATCTATATGGAGCAGTTGCCCCAAAAACAGGAGAAAGTTTTTGGTTGGAATTCTCCCACTTAGACAGTGTATGTTTTCAAATGTTTTTAGAGCAACTAGCCTCTAAATATCCTGAGAATTTGAATGTTATTCAAGTGGATAATGGTAGATTTCATCATAGTAGTAGCCTCAAAATACCAGATAACGTTATTTTAATTTTTCAACCACCATACAGCCCGGAATTGAATCCAATTGAGAGAGTATGGCAGCACATAAAACAGGAACTGAGTTGGGAAATTTATGATGACTTAGATAGTCTTAAAGAAAAAGTTTGCGCTTATCTTAAAGAATTTTCTTCAGAAACAATAGCATCTATAACCGGATGGGATTACATTTTATCAGCCCTCCCCACTGTTGCATGA
- a CDS encoding precorrin-8X methylmutase, producing the protein MSSKCLTIKELTQAVGGGITPRMVRHYHTLGLLPPAPRSSGNYRLYTDADVQRLRRIVALKQQGFQLSHIHQLLPNLQAADSTLNTQLQRQYQSIVQQLTRLRRTASALEGLLGRDHSCLSLQAEALAQLRLLTVETEDGLADLEKLLSGLDAAVANHPEAFTESLQQLLPDLSDRSEIEVDLLSKLVLACGDLSLVQFVRVGIGAIAAARNTLKTGCQVMTDVPVVAAALDHTRLAHLGCHVESLISDRHITSVAEAETAFWQQDLWKQRLQQLNKSSILVIGYAPSVLMSVCTAIEQGEIQPALVIGMPIGFSHAPAAKRRLMRLNAPHITIEGTLGGGLLAGVTLNALVESLLLKPDCHCYLHSGT; encoded by the coding sequence ATGAGTAGCAAGTGTTTGACCATTAAGGAACTGACTCAGGCGGTTGGTGGCGGTATCACTCCCAGGATGGTGCGCCATTATCACACATTAGGTTTATTGCCTCCAGCACCACGTTCGTCAGGCAACTACCGACTCTACACGGATGCTGACGTGCAAAGATTGCGCCGAATTGTAGCGTTGAAGCAGCAAGGATTTCAGCTATCTCACATCCATCAGTTATTACCTAATTTACAAGCAGCAGACAGTACATTAAATACTCAACTACAACGGCAGTATCAGTCGATTGTGCAACAGTTAACACGACTGCGGCGCACAGCATCAGCATTAGAAGGGTTGCTGGGACGCGATCACTCTTGCCTTTCTCTACAAGCAGAAGCACTTGCCCAACTACGATTATTAACAGTAGAAACCGAAGATGGATTAGCAGATCTTGAAAAACTTTTATCTGGTTTAGATGCCGCAGTTGCTAACCACCCAGAAGCATTTACCGAATCATTACAGCAACTTTTACCAGATTTATCTGACCGTTCCGAGATTGAAGTAGACTTGCTCTCAAAGCTGGTATTAGCTTGTGGAGATCTTAGCTTAGTGCAGTTTGTGCGGGTAGGCATTGGTGCGATCGCTGCGGCTAGGAATACACTCAAAACTGGTTGTCAAGTTATGACAGATGTACCAGTAGTTGCTGCTGCCCTCGACCATACTAGACTGGCACATCTGGGATGTCATGTAGAATCGTTGATTAGCGATCGCCATATTACCAGTGTCGCTGAAGCTGAAACTGCGTTCTGGCAACAAGATTTGTGGAAACAACGTTTGCAGCAGTTAAACAAAAGTTCCATATTAGTAATTGGATATGCACCATCTGTATTAATGTCAGTTTGCACAGCAATTGAACAAGGCGAAATTCAACCCGCCCTTGTTATTGGTATGCCTATTGGCTTTAGTCATGCCCCTGCTGCCAAGCGACGATTAATGAGATTAAATGCTCCTCATATCACAATTGAGGGAACTTTAGGAGGCGGACTATTGGCTGGAGTTACACTAAATGCTCTAGTTGAATCTTTACTCTTGAAACCAGATTGTCATTGTTATTTGCATAGCGGGACTTGA
- a CDS encoding heavy metal translocating P-type ATPase has protein sequence MVSPSVSTPRLAALLKEHPDAVAATICGLLVFLGWLTLNLGWLGLGLLILPFSYVIGGYSSAREGLKTLFVEKELDVDLLMIVAALGAATLGLWRREYYLIVDGAVLILIFAISGALEGYAMQRTERSIKSLMSLTSDTARVHLDGTEQLVPISELQIGAEVLVKPGELIPTDGVMIEGYTTVNEASITGESMPVEKTVPDEVFAGTINGNGAIKLKVHQPPESSLIQRVIRLVEQAQTETPPSQQFIERFERSYARIIVLIGLLLAILPPFIWGWDWEITIYRALVFLVVASPCALMAAIMPTLLSGIANGARSGILFKSGAHLETMGKVCAIAFDKTGTLTTGKPQVVKVATVKNQSETQLLQIAAALESLSEHPIGDAIVKAVRAKELELFPAVKVQAKTGQGIIGEIDHKNAVVGKATFVREQVNDDFSETLIQLCQQWENEGKTVVWVAYARMVIGIIGVADTVRPEAASAIAKLKKLGIKQIVMLTGDNKRTAKSIAQEIGVDEVYAELLPEDKVNVMRYLQKQYKTVAMVGDGINDAPALALANVGIAMGVSGSDVALETADVVLIADSLEKLSHAIDLGRRSQTIIKQNIWFALLFIVLLLIANFTGNITMPLGVIGHEGSTVLVTLSGLRLLRNSKTKMQNS, from the coding sequence ATGGTTTCCCCTTCGGTATCCACCCCTCGTTTAGCTGCACTGCTTAAAGAACACCCCGACGCTGTAGCAGCCACTATTTGCGGTTTACTTGTATTCCTGGGTTGGCTAACACTTAATTTAGGTTGGTTGGGACTGGGATTGTTGATTCTACCTTTCTCTTATGTAATTGGCGGGTACTCTAGCGCACGTGAGGGATTAAAAACTCTATTTGTAGAAAAAGAACTTGATGTCGATTTACTGATGATTGTAGCCGCCCTGGGAGCAGCTACCTTGGGATTGTGGCGACGTGAGTATTATTTGATTGTTGATGGTGCAGTGCTAATTCTGATTTTTGCCATTAGTGGCGCACTAGAAGGCTATGCCATGCAACGCACCGAACGCAGTATCAAAAGTTTAATGAGTTTGACTTCAGATACGGCGCGGGTGCATCTTGATGGAACTGAGCAACTTGTTCCCATCTCTGAACTACAAATCGGCGCTGAAGTATTAGTTAAGCCAGGAGAACTAATTCCCACTGATGGAGTGATGATTGAAGGTTACACTACTGTCAACGAAGCCTCCATTACTGGCGAATCTATGCCAGTTGAAAAAACAGTCCCAGATGAAGTCTTTGCTGGCACTATTAACGGCAACGGTGCAATCAAATTAAAAGTGCATCAACCGCCGGAAAGTAGCTTGATTCAACGAGTAATCCGACTTGTAGAACAAGCTCAAACTGAAACTCCGCCCTCGCAGCAGTTTATTGAACGATTTGAGCGGAGCTATGCGCGTATTATTGTTTTAATAGGATTACTTCTAGCAATATTGCCACCCTTTATTTGGGGTTGGGACTGGGAAATTACAATTTATCGAGCATTAGTATTTTTGGTGGTGGCTTCACCCTGTGCATTGATGGCTGCAATTATGCCCACGCTGCTATCTGGAATTGCCAATGGTGCAAGATCGGGGATTTTATTTAAAAGTGGCGCTCATTTGGAGACAATGGGTAAGGTATGTGCGATCGCCTTTGATAAAACAGGTACACTCACAACTGGAAAACCCCAAGTTGTCAAAGTTGCCACAGTTAAAAACCAGTCTGAAACTCAGTTATTGCAAATTGCAGCCGCTTTAGAAAGCTTATCTGAACATCCAATTGGTGATGCGATTGTAAAAGCTGTTAGGGCTAAAGAATTAGAGTTGTTTCCAGCCGTTAAAGTTCAAGCTAAAACTGGACAGGGAATTATCGGAGAAATTGATCACAAAAATGCTGTAGTAGGTAAAGCTACATTTGTTCGGGAACAAGTTAATGATGATTTTTCCGAAACTTTGATTCAATTGTGCCAGCAGTGGGAAAATGAGGGCAAAACAGTTGTGTGGGTTGCTTATGCCAGAATGGTGATCGGAATTATTGGCGTTGCAGATACAGTACGACCAGAAGCAGCAAGTGCGATCGCAAAACTTAAAAAACTGGGCATTAAGCAAATAGTGATGCTGACTGGTGATAACAAGCGTACAGCAAAAAGCATTGCTCAAGAAATAGGTGTAGACGAAGTATATGCAGAACTTTTACCTGAAGATAAGGTAAACGTGATGCGATATTTACAAAAGCAGTATAAAACTGTGGCAATGGTGGGCGATGGTATTAACGATGCCCCTGCTTTAGCCTTAGCCAACGTCGGCATTGCAATGGGAGTATCAGGTAGCGATGTCGCGCTAGAAACAGCCGATGTAGTCTTGATAGCAGACAGTTTAGAAAAATTGTCACACGCGATTGATTTGGGGCGGCGCTCTCAAACTATCATCAAACAAAACATTTGGTTTGCTCTCTTGTTCATTGTTTTGCTATTGATTGCTAATTTTACGGGTAATATTACTATGCCCCTGGGTGTAATTGGGCATGAGGGTTCTACAGTACTTGTGACTTTGAGCGGACTGCGTTTGCTAAGAAACTCAAAAACAAAAATGCAAAATAGTTAA
- a CDS encoding ATP-binding cassette domain-containing protein — MLIGKQLSFRYSPSHPWLLRDFSVAIAPGEIVGLMGPSGFGKTTLAKLLAGYLTPTQGSVTVDNHSLPLRGYSPVQLIFQNPELAVNPRWRIDKILQEGHIPTPDLLKTLGVHKNWFDRYPHELSGGELQRIAVARVLNCATRYLIADEMTAMLDANTQALIWQAVLNYTRTNHIGLLVVSHQFALLERFCDRIIDLKTYSGTL; from the coding sequence ATGCTGATCGGTAAACAGCTTTCGTTTCGCTATAGCCCCAGCCATCCTTGGCTTTTACGCGATTTTAGTGTGGCGATCGCTCCGGGTGAAATTGTCGGATTAATGGGACCCTCTGGATTTGGCAAAACCACTCTAGCCAAGCTGCTCGCGGGCTATCTTACGCCTACGCAAGGTAGTGTTACTGTTGATAATCATTCGCTACCATTACGGGGTTACTCTCCAGTGCAACTGATCTTCCAAAACCCGGAATTAGCAGTTAATCCGCGCTGGCGCATTGATAAAATTCTACAAGAAGGACACATTCCCACTCCTGATTTATTAAAGACTTTGGGGGTTCACAAAAACTGGTTTGATCGTTATCCTCACGAGTTAAGTGGTGGTGAACTACAGCGGATTGCCGTTGCGCGAGTCCTTAACTGTGCCACTCGTTATTTGATTGCTGATGAGATGACTGCCATGCTTGATGCCAACACGCAAGCCTTAATTTGGCAAGCCGTTCTCAATTATACCCGCACAAATCACATAGGACTGCTAGTGGTTAGCCATCAATTCGCACTTTTGGAAAGATTTTGCGATCGCATCATTGATCTCAAGACTTATTCAGGCACGCTATAA
- a CDS encoding ABC transporter ATP-binding protein, whose amino-acid sequence MLSVQNLSVTFTMYDRGLTQKQLTVITELDLDVQAGEVVAVVGASGSGKSLLAHAVLGILPTNAQVSGKILFKGEPLTPQRCQSLRGKEIALIPQSIGYLDPLMQVGKQVSRVAQLSGLSKQQALRTVDRTFERYNLAPEIKQYYPFQISGGMARRVLVSTAVVSQADLVIADEPTPGLHPNVVKETLNHLRELADEGKGVILITHDIEAGLQVADRVAVFYAGTTVEIAAATDFPNGAIRHPYTQALWRSLPQNEFIPVPGSQPSPDALPEGCLFSDRCPWMTEACQAARPEFRQVRGAPVRCIHAEEDHADR is encoded by the coding sequence GTGTTATCAGTACAGAATCTTAGCGTTACGTTTACGATGTATGACCGAGGTTTGACCCAGAAGCAACTGACAGTCATTACCGAACTGGATTTGGACGTGCAAGCTGGAGAGGTAGTTGCCGTTGTAGGCGCAAGCGGTTCAGGGAAGAGCCTTTTGGCTCATGCGGTACTCGGCATCTTACCTACGAATGCTCAGGTGAGTGGCAAGATTTTGTTTAAAGGAGAACCCCTGACCCCTCAACGTTGTCAGAGTCTACGCGGTAAAGAAATCGCCCTGATCCCACAATCAATCGGCTATCTCGATCCCTTGATGCAGGTAGGAAAGCAGGTGAGTCGAGTGGCTCAGTTGAGTGGATTGTCAAAACAACAAGCACTCCGAACTGTTGATCGTACCTTTGAGCGTTACAATCTAGCTCCAGAGATCAAGCAGTACTACCCTTTTCAAATTTCGGGTGGGATGGCGCGGCGTGTGTTGGTGTCTACGGCAGTTGTAAGCCAGGCGGATCTGGTAATTGCTGACGAACCGACCCCCGGACTGCATCCCAACGTGGTGAAAGAAACCTTAAACCACTTGCGAGAACTGGCGGATGAGGGCAAAGGTGTGATCCTGATTACCCATGATATTGAAGCTGGCTTGCAAGTTGCTGATCGAGTTGCCGTATTTTATGCCGGAACAACGGTTGAAATTGCAGCAGCAACCGATTTTCCCAATGGCGCGATTCGCCATCCCTATACCCAAGCCCTGTGGCGATCGCTCCCACAAAACGAATTCATTCCCGTTCCTGGTAGTCAGCCTAGCCCAGATGCCTTACCAGAAGGATGCCTGTTTAGCGATCGCTGTCCCTGGATGACGGAAGCGTGTCAGGCTGCCCGTCCCGAATTTCGTCAAGTTCGGGGTGCGCCTGTGAGATGTATTCATGCGGAGGAGGATCATGCTGATCGGTAA
- a CDS encoding ABC transporter permease, giving the protein MSSPILSRPQNRSRLRFNRRQKTLLAIALCLLFLIMIVLSSWLIDDAGLNPVLTQRNQPPSLAHGFGSDWLGRDMLTRSLFGMSLSVRVGLLAASFSAVIGTGLGLISGTLGGKVDAVITWIIDVFFSLPHLVLLIMIAFAMGGGTQGVIVAVALTHWTSLARVIRAETLQVNSSDYVQLSHKLGRSPLWIARHHIFPHVVPQLLVGLILLFPHAILHEAALSFIGIGLSPHTPAIGIILAESMRHLSTGYWWLGVMPGLLLLMTVKAFDTLGENVRALIDPKTSQG; this is encoded by the coding sequence ATGTCCTCCCCCATACTCTCCCGTCCCCAAAATCGCTCACGTCTTCGCTTCAATCGCCGTCAAAAAACACTATTGGCGATTGCACTTTGTTTGCTCTTTTTAATTATGATCGTTCTCAGCAGTTGGTTGATTGATGATGCAGGATTAAATCCAGTATTAACCCAACGGAATCAACCGCCTTCACTTGCACATGGGTTTGGAAGCGATTGGTTAGGACGCGATATGTTGACGAGATCCCTGTTTGGGATGTCGTTGAGTGTGCGGGTAGGGTTATTAGCTGCCAGCTTTAGTGCTGTGATAGGAACAGGACTGGGGCTGATTTCAGGTACGCTCGGCGGCAAAGTAGACGCAGTGATTACCTGGATTATTGATGTGTTTTTTAGTTTGCCCCATTTGGTGTTGCTGATTATGATCGCGTTTGCAATGGGCGGTGGTACGCAAGGCGTGATCGTTGCCGTCGCATTAACTCACTGGACAAGTCTTGCCAGAGTCATTCGAGCAGAAACATTGCAGGTGAATAGTTCCGATTATGTGCAGCTTTCTCACAAATTGGGGCGATCGCCCCTCTGGATTGCCCGACATCATATCTTTCCCCACGTCGTTCCTCAGTTATTGGTAGGACTAATTTTGCTCTTTCCTCACGCCATTCTGCACGAAGCGGCACTTTCGTTTATTGGGATTGGTTTGTCTCCTCACACTCCAGCAATTGGAATTATTTTGGCAGAATCCATGCGTCACCTTTCTACAGGTTACTGGTGGTTAGGCGTGATGCCGGGATTATTGCTGCTGATGACGGTGAAAGCGTTCGATACTCTAGGGGAAAATGTACGGGCGTTGATCGATCCAAAAACTAGCCAGGGGTAG